A portion of the Hoplias malabaricus isolate fHopMal1 chromosome 1, fHopMal1.hap1, whole genome shotgun sequence genome contains these proteins:
- the LOC136695653 gene encoding filamin-A-interacting protein 1: MRSKSNGVDSPANGVLVVPHAIHEISEEEGSEEKLLTSEKNIKTKVQQKNDEEKLQSETDDNSTKKDDKSLGLKDPSKDDLLNLLGIMEGEIQAREDVICLLKSALGRPEVLESRYGSAGPTRPLQALQRDGLLINNHTHHDNVYEKPMAELDRLQDKHRETYRRMLEQLLLAEKCHRRTVHELDTEKRKHIDYMNKSDDFTNLLEQERERLKLLLKQEKAYQVRKEKEHSRRLQKVRGELIKLKSFALMLVDEQQLHLKQIDQQRQEIKDLLQKIQEKETKLSEVESKAKEDGQKLLNLEVELEVRTSKFARQHDEMTAKLANHETLHRQLCQKQATLSQKIEELEETNAILQKSATELQELRDKISNGECGNSNLMAELENLRKRVLEMEGKDEEITKAETLCCELRKKIQTEESHNKEIKLEVEKLQNKMTELEKLEADFSMGRTECAQLQNALEKEKALTKELEEELVTVKIRMKELETSELKLEKVELVLKEELMKLKSVTIIMVNERKNMAERIRSEEKKREDLNKLFKAEQEKVMEVTERLIEESKRTLKLKSEMEAKISSLVKENDELKVRLTSEEDKCKDLSSKVCRMKHINDEVKEGEKDIRNKTLNKGVFSISDLSRKDENKVIELTLEIERLRNRLKQLEVVEGDLIKTEDEYDMLEKRFKSEQEKANSLSQQVEEMRTQIALNKVLERGEAVIQETELRRRCKLEEDKNKDLQADVQALKEKIHELMNKEDQLSQLQVDYSVLQQRFLEEEEKKKSMSSEVLNLSKELEITKRYSRALRPSNNGRRMMDIQMTSTGVQTDAAENETCEDEDTPALFIKKSVQEENHIMSSLRQRSLKKPAERPAVRDLYSTTSSDLTLKKSWIPWMRKKESHAQSAPEKSAHINGETAHSEIKMTQKQGQPLHIRVTPDHQNSKTTLQISSSPTENIFSSAIVTPSQGVQKPRITIIPSTAVSPNERAREPRFPERAKSPLTITTISRAKSPECMKIPLLDRATSPTSLISESTSTSSDISSSPEPQELITGRAVFKVTPEKRMVPTPIKKCSTNANIITTDDNKIQIHLGSQFRKPSENNSSVVMVRPVATESKELSIGTVLRSPRHGTISKTTGNKVTSSLTITQVTTAPARPTLSVQPVMDPQSPRSGLTRIPMTRGMKTGKAVLGALGITTTVKMESKTEGQAMRIEVKKSSAGSATLQSGGKG; the protein is encoded by the exons ATGAGGTCCAAAAGCAATGGCGTGGACAGTCCAGCCAATGGGGTCCTGGTTGTTCCTCATGCAATACACGAGATTAGTGAAGAAGAGGGGAGTGAGGAGAAACTGCTGACTTCTGAGAAGAATATTAAAACCAAAGTCCAGCAGAAGAATGATGAAGAGAAGCTTCAGTCTGAAACTGATGATAACTCCACAAAGAAAGATGACAAAAGTCTAGGCCTGAAGGATCCATCCAAGGATGACCTTTTGAATCTGTTGGGAATCATGGAAGGAGAGATTCAG GCTCGAGAGGATGTAATATGCCTGCTGAAATCTGCACTTGGTCGCCCAGAGGTGCTGGAATCTCGTTATGGTTCAGCAGGGCCCACCAGACCCCTTCAGGCCCTTCAAAGAGATGGCCTTCTCATTAACAACCATACACACCATGACAACGTGTATGAAAAACCGATGGCAGAG TTAGACAGACTTCAGGATAAACACAGGGAGACGTACCGTCGTATGCTGGAGCAACTGCTGTTGGCTGAGAAATGCCATCGACGCACTGTTCATGAGCTGGACACAGAGAAACGCAAACACATAGACTACATGAACAAGAGCGATGACTTTACAAACCTTCTGGAACAGGAAAGAGAAAG ATTAAAGCTCTTGCTGAAGCAAGAAAAAGCATACCAGGTACGAAAAGAAAAGGAACACTCTAGACGACTGCAGAAGGTTCGTGGAGAGTTGATCAAGTTGAAGTCTTTTGCTCTAATGCTGGTCGATGAACAGCAACTCCACCTGAAGCAGATTGACCAACAGAGACAAGAGATAAAAGATCTTCTCCAAAAAATCCAAGAGAAAGAGACGAAACTAAGTGAAGTTGAGTCCAAAGCTAAGGAAGATGGCCAAAAGCTCCTGAACCTTGAGGTTGAGCTAGAGGTAAGGACGTCCAAGTTTGCACGGCAGCATGACGAGATGACTGCTAAATTAGCCAATCATGAAACTCTGCATCGGCAGCTCTGCCAGAAACAGGCAACTTTGTCCCAGAAAattgaggagctggaggagacgAATGCTATTCTGCAGAAATCAGCAACAGAGCTACAGGAGCTTCGGGACAAAATTAGTAATGGAGAATGTGGCAACTCGAACTTGATGGCAGAGCTGGAGAACTTACGTAAGAGAGTTTTGGAGATGGAGGGCAAGGATGAAGAGATAACCAAAGCTGAGACTCTGTGCTgtgagctgaggaagaaaatCCAGACAGAGGAGAGTCACAACAAGGAAATTAAGTTGGAGGTAGAAAAGCTACAAAATAAGATGACAGAGCTAGAGAAGCTGGAAGCTGACTTCAGTATGGGTAGGACTGAATGTGCACAGCTGCAGAACGCTCTGGAGAAAGAAAAAGCCCTGACAAAGGAACTGGAAGAGGAGCTAGTGACAGTTAAAATTCGTATGAAAGAGCTAGAAACATCTGAGTTGAAACTGGAGAAGGTAGAGTTGGTTCTAAAAGAAGAGTTGATGAAGCTCAAGTCAGTCACTATAATAATGGTTAATGAGCGCAAGAACATGGCAGAGAGAATACGGtcagaagaaaagaagagagaagatCTAAACAAACTCTTTAAGGCAGAGCAAGAGAAGGTTATGGAGGTCACTGAGAGGCTGATAGAGGAGAGTAAAAGAACCCTAAAACTGAAATCTGAGATGGAGGCAAAAATATCCTCCTTGGTCAAAGAGAATGATGAGCTGAAGGTCAGGCTTACAAGTGAAGAAGACAAGTGTAAAGATTTGAGTTCCAAGGTTTGTAGGATGAAACACATTAATGATGAGGTTAAGGAAGGAGAAAAGGACATTAGAAACAAGACATTAAATAAAGGAGTGTTTAGCATTTCTGATTTGAGTAGAAAAGATGAAAATAAGGTGATAGAACTAACCTTGGAGATTGAACGGTTGAGAAATCGGCTCAAACAGCTTGAGGTTGTTGAGGGAGATCTTATTAAGACAGAAGATGAGTATGATATGTTGGAGAAGAGGTTTAAGAGTGAACAGGAAAAAGCAAATTCCCTTTCACAGCAGGTAGAGGAAATGAGAACCCAGATTGCATTGAACAAGGTAttagagagaggagaggcagTTATTCAAGAGACTGAGCTTCGGCGGAGGTGCAAGTTAGAAGAGGACAAAAACAAAGACCTCCAGGCAGATGTTCAAGCTCTAAAGGAAAAAATCCATGAGCTCATGAACAAAGAGGACCAGCTTTCACAGCTTCAGGTGGATTACTCTGTCCTACAGCAGAGATTTCTTGAAGaggaggaaaagaagaagagcATGAGCAGTGAGGTTCTCAATCTTTCCAAAGAACTTGAGATCACTAAACGCTATAGTAGAGCCCTAAGGCCGAGCAACAATGGAAGGAGGATGATGGATATTCAAATGACATCCACGGGAGTGCAGACTGATGCGGCTGAAAATGAAACGTGTGAGGATGAAGACACACCTGCTTTGTTCATCAAGAAGTCTGTCCAAGAAGAAAACCACATTATGAGCAGCCTTCGACAGAGAAGCCTTAAGAAGCCTGCTGAAAGACCAGCAGTCCGCGATCTCTACTCTACAACATCTAGTGACCTTACTCTAAAGAAATCCTGGATTCCATGGATGAGGAAAAAAGAGAGTCATGCCCAGAGTGCTCCAGAGAAGTCTGCACATATAAATGGAGAAACGGCACATTCTGAGATAAAAATGACCCAAAAGCAAGGTCAGCCATTACACATTCGGGTGACTCCTGACCATCAGAATAGCAAGACAACTCTACAGATTAGCAGCTCTCCCACAGAGAACATCTTCAGCAGTGCCATAGTCACACCCTCGCAGGGTGTTCAAAAGCCTCGGATAACAATCATTCCTTCTACGGCTGTTTCGCCAaatgagagagcaagagagccaAGATTTCCAGAGAGAGCTAAATCTCCACTGACCATCACAACCATCTCAAGAGCCAAGTCTCCAGAATGCATGAAAATCCCCTTACTTGACAGGGCTACATCACCAACATCCCTCATATCAGAGAGCACCTCCACATCATCAGATATATCCAGCTCCCCAGAACCTCAGGAACTAATCACAGGCAGGGCTGTGTTTAAAGTGACTCCAGAGAAAAGAATGGTGCCCACACCCATTAAAAAGTGCAGTACAAATGCAAATATCATTACCACGGATGACAATAAGATTCAAATTCACTTAGGTTCACAGTTCAGAAAGCCCTCCGAAAACAATAGCTCTGTGGTCATGGTTAGACCTGTGGCAACTGAGAGCAAGGAACTTTCTATAGGCACTGTGCTACGCTCACCACGCCATGGCACCATCAGTAAAACAACAGGAAACAAAGTAACAAGCAGCCTCACTATCACTCAGGTCACCACAGCACCAGCCCGACCAACACTTTCTGTG